The Megasphaera elsdenii DSM 20460 genome includes the window TGCCCGCCGCGCCTTGCAGAATCGGTTCGACGATGAGGGCGGCCGTTTCTTTGCCGTAAGCGGCGAAGGCCTTCTCGGCGCCGACGAAACATTCACAGTCGCACGTTTCCCGCGTCCTTCCATAGGGACAGCGGTAGCAGTCGAGGCCATCGAAATGGATATTGTTCATCATCATGGGCTTGTAGATGCGGGCGTAGAGGTCCATGCTGCCGACGGACAGGGCGCCGATGGTCTCGCCGTGATACGACTCGGACAGGCACATGAAGCGCTGCCGTTCGGGATGACCGGACTGGTATTGGTATTGGAAAGCCATCTTCAGAGCACATTCGACGGATGAAGAGCCATTGTCGGTGAAGTTGAAATGTTTCAATCCTTCCGGCAGCAGGGGCAGGAGTTCCTGACAGAGCTCGATGGCCGGGCGGTGGGAAAAGTTGGCGAAAATGACGTGTTCCAATTTGTCGAGCTGGTCTTTGATGGCGGCGTTGATTTCATCGTTGCAGTGGCCGAGGAGATTGCACCACCAGGAACTGATGATATCGATGTATTCTTTCCCGTCTATGTCATAGAGATAACAGCCTTTGCCGTGGTCGATGACGACTGGCGGGAAGACTTCGGCATCTTTCATCTGCTGGGCGGGATGCCAGATGTATTTTAAATCGGCTTCAAGTAAACTCATGTAAATCCCCTTTCCTTATTGGTAC containing:
- the bioA gene encoding adenosylmethionine--8-amino-7-oxononanoate transaminase, giving the protein MSLLEADLKYIWHPAQQMKDAEVFPPVVIDHGKGCYLYDIDGKEYIDIISSWWCNLLGHCNDEINAAIKDQLDKLEHVIFANFSHRPAIELCQELLPLLPEGLKHFNFTDNGSSSVECALKMAFQYQYQSGHPERQRFMCLSESYHGETIGALSVGSMDLYARIYKPMMMNNIHFDGLDCYRCPYGRTRETCDCECFVGAEKAFAAYGKETAALIVEPILQGAAGMRIYPPEYLRRLRRLCDDYGVLLIDDEVAAGFGRTGKMFAIEHAGVSPDILCTSKGLTGGYLPMSLTITTEAIYQAFYDDFKTHKAFVHSHTYAGNPLACRAALAVLHIMKRDDILKKAAEKSIYLHEKLDAALGSHSHVGEIRHIGLINAIELVEDKKSKRAFDPEKRIGWHIFRKAMDLGLVLRPIGDVIYFNPPLTIDEPTMDEAVRRCRDAVHAVLGND